In Micromonospora sp. WMMD980, the following are encoded in one genomic region:
- a CDS encoding carbohydrate ABC transporter permease: MSKVRPVLRYGVLLLITAIFVTPLVWMLLTSVKTYDAAQRVPPSWLPDPFSTYGYDQILHSTANPVLRWFVNSMLAASLHTLLVLVTASMAAYALARMRFRGRRVLFALIVGTLFLPPTSLIIPNFIIAERINWIDTLAVVIVPGAASAFGVFFLRQFFLSIPAELEEAAVLDGANQWQIFRQVLLPLSKPALATLAVLSFLTNWNDFLWPVYVLFSPERLTLPAGLGLLQGAYVTDYPVIMAGAMLASVPVLILFVFAQRHVIQGVSRSGLKG, from the coding sequence ATGTCGAAAGTCCGTCCGGTGCTGCGCTACGGCGTACTGCTCCTGATCACCGCGATCTTCGTGACCCCGCTGGTGTGGATGCTGCTGACGTCGGTGAAGACCTACGACGCCGCGCAGCGGGTCCCGCCGAGCTGGTTGCCGGACCCGTTCTCCACCTACGGCTACGACCAGATCCTGCACAGCACCGCCAATCCGGTGCTGCGCTGGTTCGTCAACAGCATGCTGGCGGCCAGCCTGCACACGCTGCTGGTGCTGGTCACCGCGTCGATGGCCGCGTACGCCCTGGCCCGGATGCGGTTCCGCGGCCGCAGGGTGCTGTTCGCGCTGATCGTGGGCACGCTCTTCCTGCCGCCCACCTCGCTGATCATCCCGAACTTCATCATCGCCGAGCGGATCAACTGGATCGACACGCTGGCCGTGGTGATCGTGCCGGGCGCGGCGAGCGCGTTCGGGGTGTTCTTCCTGCGCCAGTTCTTTCTCTCCATCCCGGCGGAGCTGGAGGAGGCGGCGGTGCTGGACGGGGCGAACCAGTGGCAGATCTTCCGCCAGGTGCTGCTGCCGCTGTCGAAGCCGGCCCTGGCCACGTTGGCGGTGCTGTCGTTCCTGACCAACTGGAACGACTTCCTCTGGCCGGTGTACGTGCTGTTCAGCCCGGAACGGCTGACCCTGCCGGCGGGTCTGGGCCTGCTCCAGGGCGCGTACGTCACCGACTACCCGGTGATCATGGCAGGTGCGATGCTGGCGAGCGTGCCGGTGCTGATCCTGTTCGTGTTCGCCCAGCGCCACGTCATCCAGGGTGTCTCCCGCAGCGGCCTGAAGGGATGA
- a CDS encoding sugar ABC transporter permease, whose protein sequence is MADVIEAGAARDSAPPPAGPTRRRRATERGNRATPYLFLAPYLILFGVFGLAPILFGAWISLHQWDLQLPNRPFIGLDNYRDLFSSESAIYGDWWSSVRATGIFTLFSVPLLVVVPLGLALLLNRSFPGRTFFRAAFFAPYVLGVAVIGLLWRFLLDANLGLVNRLLGAVGLPSDTPWVTDVPWAWVSLVGVTVWWTCGFNAVIYLAGLQDIPAELYEAAKVDGAGGWDRFRHVTIPGLRPVMLFVFTTTILASANVFGQAFLITQGAPGEQTRTVVWRIVDEGLRDYDAGRAAAMSVFFALMLAVVSIVNFRLFRYRED, encoded by the coding sequence GTGGCGGACGTGATCGAGGCCGGGGCGGCGCGGGACAGCGCGCCGCCCCCGGCGGGGCCCACCCGTCGCCGGCGCGCGACGGAACGCGGCAACCGGGCGACGCCGTACCTCTTCCTCGCGCCGTACCTGATCCTGTTCGGGGTCTTCGGCCTGGCGCCGATCCTGTTCGGGGCCTGGATCAGCCTGCACCAGTGGGACCTGCAACTGCCCAACCGGCCGTTCATCGGGCTGGACAACTACCGGGACCTCTTCTCCAGCGAGTCGGCCATCTACGGCGACTGGTGGTCCAGCGTCCGGGCCACCGGCATCTTCACGCTGTTCTCGGTGCCGCTGCTGGTGGTCGTCCCGCTGGGGTTGGCGTTGCTGCTCAACCGCTCGTTTCCCGGCCGCACGTTCTTCCGGGCCGCGTTCTTCGCCCCGTACGTGCTGGGCGTGGCGGTGATCGGCCTGCTCTGGCGGTTCCTGCTGGACGCCAACCTGGGCCTGGTCAACCGACTGCTCGGCGCGGTCGGGCTGCCGTCGGACACGCCGTGGGTCACCGACGTGCCGTGGGCCTGGGTCTCCCTGGTCGGGGTGACCGTGTGGTGGACCTGCGGCTTCAACGCGGTGATCTACCTGGCCGGCCTCCAGGACATCCCGGCCGAGCTGTACGAGGCGGCGAAGGTCGACGGGGCCGGCGGATGGGACCGGTTCCGCCACGTCACGATCCCCGGCCTGCGCCCGGTCATGCTCTTCGTCTTCACCACCACGATCCTCGCCTCGGCGAACGTCTTCGGGCAGGCTTTCCTGATCACCCAGGGCGCGCCGGGGGAGCAGACCCGGACGGTGGTGTGGCGGATCGTCGACGAGGGCCTGCGCGACTACGACGCCGGTCGGGCCGCCGCGATGAGCGTGTTCTTCGCGCTGATGCTGGCCGTGGTGAGCATCGTCAACTTCCGGCTGTTCCGCTACCGGGAAGACTGA
- a CDS encoding ABC transporter substrate-binding protein — translation MIQNEMSRRRLLGLGVGLGTAASLTLAGCGGGSSSPDRAGSAGNGGKDYTGPKVDLKLWNGFTGGDGDIFKSLVQQFNSEHQNIAVSVVTYQWEDYYSKLPGAVSSGNGPDIAVMHMDQLATFAARGTISELDDVAKNLELNEGDFAPTVWQGGLYHNERYGIPLDMHPLGFYYNKAVMQKAGLDPNKPPATKDEYTAALTELKKSGVQGFWVSPFQFTGGMTFYSLLHQWGGKLFDDEVAKATFNSDPAVEACTWLVDLIKQGHSPANVGQDADYLAFKSGKNAFNWNGIWQINDLKKSANVQWGVAPLPQIGSQQAAWANSHNFTIVKQRSTNENKVSGAKVFINWLSQHSLDWAKGGQVPARKAVRDSAEFKALTEVNALAPELEYAAFPPATPGLGEVILTFYNAFNEAALNKKSPKQALDDGVAKANKQLEDNRKKYGN, via the coding sequence ATGATCCAGAACGAGATGAGCCGGCGGCGCCTGCTCGGCCTCGGTGTCGGCCTCGGCACCGCGGCCTCGCTGACCCTGGCCGGCTGCGGTGGCGGCAGCAGCAGCCCGGACCGCGCCGGCTCGGCGGGCAACGGTGGCAAGGACTACACCGGTCCGAAGGTCGACCTGAAGCTGTGGAACGGCTTCACCGGCGGCGACGGCGACATCTTCAAGTCGCTGGTGCAGCAGTTCAACAGCGAGCACCAGAACATCGCGGTCAGCGTGGTGACCTACCAGTGGGAGGACTACTACAGCAAGCTCCCCGGCGCGGTCTCCAGCGGCAACGGGCCGGACATCGCGGTCATGCACATGGACCAGCTCGCCACGTTCGCCGCCCGCGGCACGATCAGCGAGCTGGACGACGTGGCCAAGAACCTGGAACTCAACGAGGGCGACTTCGCGCCCACCGTGTGGCAGGGCGGCCTCTACCACAACGAGCGGTACGGCATCCCGCTGGACATGCACCCACTGGGCTTCTACTACAACAAGGCCGTCATGCAGAAGGCCGGCCTCGACCCGAACAAGCCGCCGGCGACGAAGGACGAGTACACCGCCGCGCTGACCGAGCTGAAGAAGTCGGGCGTGCAGGGCTTCTGGGTCAGCCCGTTCCAGTTCACCGGCGGCATGACGTTCTACAGCCTGCTGCACCAGTGGGGCGGGAAGCTCTTCGACGACGAGGTGGCGAAGGCGACCTTCAACTCCGACCCGGCGGTCGAGGCGTGCACCTGGCTGGTCGACCTGATCAAGCAGGGCCACTCGCCGGCCAACGTCGGCCAGGACGCCGACTACCTGGCGTTCAAGAGCGGCAAGAACGCCTTCAACTGGAACGGCATCTGGCAGATCAACGACCTGAAGAAGAGCGCGAACGTGCAGTGGGGCGTGGCGCCGCTGCCGCAGATCGGCAGCCAGCAGGCCGCCTGGGCGAACTCGCACAACTTCACCATCGTCAAGCAGCGCTCGACCAACGAGAACAAGGTCTCCGGCGCGAAGGTCTTCATCAACTGGCTGAGCCAGCACTCGCTGGACTGGGCCAAGGGCGGCCAGGTGCCGGCCCGCAAGGCGGTCCGGGACAGCGCCGAGTTCAAGGCGCTCACCGAGGTGAACGCGCTCGCCCCCGAGCTGGAGTACGCGGCGTTCCCGCCGGCCACCCCGGGTCTCGGCGAGGTCATCCTGACGTTCTACAACGCCTTCAACGAGGCCGCGCTGAACAAGAAGTCGCCGAAGCAGGCGCTGGACGACGGCGTGGCCAAGGCGAACAAGCAGCTCGAGGACAACCGCAAGAAGTACGGGAACTGA
- a CDS encoding alpha-N-arabinofuranosidase translates to MPNAQLTVDPAFRVGEADRRIFGSFVEHMGRCVYGGIYEPGHPNADPRGYRRDVLDLTREMGVSVVRYPGGNFVSGYRWEEGVGPVGDRPRRLDLAWKTIETNAFGLDEFMTWAAEAGVEPMMAVNLGTRGMPEACDLLEYANHPGGTQLSDLRRKHGAERPYGVRLWCLGNEMDGPWQVGHKTADEYGRLAAETARAMKMIDPSISLVACGSSNRGMPTFASWEATVLEHTYEHVDYISAHTYYDPSDGDRASILASAVDMDAFITEVTATADHVGAKLRQKRKLKISFDEWNVWYQSRLQADLDRRGWVEAPALIEDDYTAEDAVVVGDLLITLLRHADRIGVACQAQLANVIAPIRTRDGGPAWRQSIFHPFALTARYARGSVLRTEPVGPTYPTKRYGDVPVLDTVAVHDEETGGLAVFAVNRGPDDLPLDLDLRGLPGLRGEGHTTVAAGADPAATNTEADPERVTPRELTTPALDGGRCTVALPATSWNLLRFVPQS, encoded by the coding sequence GTGCCGAACGCGCAGCTCACGGTCGACCCGGCGTTCCGGGTGGGCGAGGCCGACCGGCGGATCTTCGGCTCCTTCGTCGAGCACATGGGGCGATGCGTCTACGGCGGCATCTACGAACCCGGGCACCCGAACGCGGACCCGCGCGGCTACCGCCGCGACGTGCTGGACCTGACCCGCGAGATGGGCGTCTCGGTGGTCCGCTACCCCGGCGGCAACTTCGTCTCCGGCTACCGCTGGGAGGAGGGCGTCGGCCCGGTCGGCGACCGGCCGCGCCGGCTCGACCTGGCCTGGAAGACGATCGAGACCAACGCCTTCGGGCTGGACGAGTTCATGACCTGGGCCGCCGAGGCCGGCGTCGAGCCGATGATGGCGGTCAACCTCGGCACGCGCGGCATGCCCGAGGCGTGCGACCTGCTGGAGTACGCCAACCACCCGGGCGGCACCCAGCTCTCCGACCTGCGCCGCAAGCACGGCGCCGAGCGGCCGTACGGGGTACGGCTGTGGTGCCTGGGCAACGAGATGGACGGGCCGTGGCAGGTGGGGCACAAGACCGCCGACGAGTACGGCCGGCTGGCGGCCGAGACCGCCCGCGCGATGAAGATGATCGACCCGTCGATCAGCCTGGTCGCCTGCGGCAGTTCCAACCGGGGCATGCCCACGTTCGCCTCATGGGAAGCGACCGTGCTGGAGCACACCTACGAGCACGTCGACTACATCTCCGCCCACACCTACTACGACCCCTCGGACGGCGATCGGGCCAGCATCCTGGCCTCCGCGGTCGACATGGACGCCTTCATCACCGAGGTCACCGCCACCGCCGATCACGTTGGCGCCAAGCTGCGGCAGAAGCGCAAGCTGAAGATCTCCTTCGACGAGTGGAACGTCTGGTACCAGTCCCGTCTCCAGGCCGACCTGGACCGGCGCGGCTGGGTCGAGGCGCCGGCGCTGATCGAGGACGACTACACCGCCGAGGACGCGGTGGTGGTCGGCGACCTGCTGATCACCCTGCTCCGGCACGCCGACCGGATCGGGGTGGCCTGCCAGGCGCAGCTCGCCAACGTGATCGCCCCGATCCGCACCCGCGACGGCGGCCCCGCCTGGCGGCAGAGCATCTTCCACCCGTTCGCCCTCACCGCCCGGTACGCGCGCGGCAGCGTGCTGCGCACCGAGCCGGTCGGACCGACCTACCCGACCAAGCGGTACGGCGACGTGCCGGTGCTGGACACCGTCGCCGTGCACGACGAGGAGACCGGCGGCCTGGCCGTCTTCGCGGTCAACCGGGGCCCGGACGACCTCCCGCTCGACCTGGACCTGCGCGGCCTGCCCGGACTGCGCGGCGAGGGGCACACCACGGTCGCGGCCGGCGCCGACCCGGCCGCCACCAACACCGAGGCCGACCCCGAGCGGGTAACGCCCCGGGAGCTCACCACCCCCGCCCTCGACGGCGGCCGCTGCACCGTGGCGCTGCCCGCCACCTCCTGGAACCTGCTGCGTTTCGTCCCGCAGTCGTGA
- a CDS encoding LacI family DNA-binding transcriptional regulator has protein sequence MRHRLKDVAERAGVSVKTVSNVVNGYQHVRADTRARVEEAIAELHYRPNLSARNLRKGRTGVIALAVPELDIPYFAELARHVVAAAAEHGWTVLIDQTSGGPEQERKAASGIGDHMIDGLILSPLALTAEDLAGLDGLPMVLLGERVDHGPADHVMIDNVAAAREITAHLVGLGRRRIAAIGSQRTPEGASARLRLAGYAAALAEAGIGYDDSLVAPAPAWHRADGAAAMRHLLTSGVRPDAVFCFNDTLALGALRALHEAGLRVPEDVAVAGFDDIEDGRFSIPTLSTVAPDKERIARLAVELLAGRLTTDRDAPPRELVAPHRLSLRESAPRP, from the coding sequence GTGCGGCACAGGCTCAAGGACGTGGCGGAGCGGGCCGGCGTGTCGGTGAAGACCGTCTCGAACGTCGTGAACGGCTACCAGCACGTGCGCGCCGACACCCGGGCCCGGGTCGAGGAGGCCATCGCCGAGCTGCACTACCGGCCCAACCTGTCGGCCCGCAACCTGCGCAAGGGGCGCACCGGCGTGATCGCGCTGGCCGTCCCCGAACTCGACATCCCCTACTTCGCCGAGCTGGCCCGCCACGTCGTCGCCGCCGCCGCCGAGCACGGCTGGACGGTGCTGATCGACCAGACCAGCGGCGGCCCGGAGCAGGAACGCAAGGCCGCCAGCGGCATCGGCGACCACATGATCGACGGTCTGATCCTCAGCCCGCTCGCGCTCACCGCCGAGGACCTCGCCGGCCTCGACGGCCTGCCCATGGTGCTGCTCGGCGAACGGGTCGACCACGGCCCGGCCGACCACGTCATGATCGACAACGTGGCCGCCGCCCGGGAGATCACCGCCCACCTGGTCGGGCTCGGCCGCCGTCGGATCGCCGCCATCGGCTCCCAGCGCACCCCCGAGGGCGCCAGCGCCCGGCTCCGCCTGGCGGGCTACGCCGCCGCGCTGGCCGAGGCGGGCATCGGATACGACGACAGCCTGGTGGCGCCCGCGCCGGCCTGGCATCGCGCGGACGGCGCGGCCGCCATGCGGCACCTGCTCACCTCCGGGGTACGCCCCGACGCCGTCTTCTGCTTCAACGACACGCTCGCCCTGGGCGCGCTGCGCGCCCTGCACGAGGCCGGCCTGCGCGTGCCGGAGGACGTCGCGGTCGCCGGCTTCGACGACATCGAGGACGGTCGCTTCTCGATCCCCACGCTCAGCACCGTCGCTCCCGACAAGGAGCGCATCGCCCGCCTGGCGGTCGAACTGCTGGCGGGCCGCCTCACCACCGACCGAGACGCCCCGCCCCGCGAACTGGTCGCCCCGCACCGCCTCTCCCTCCGCGAATCCGCCCCCCGCCCCTGA
- a CDS encoding methyltransferase domain-containing protein codes for MVAMGQAALSGERLRQADGFLAEAWADLARHDERLRGTTVEVRFDRGVAHLTGEVAEPAELRLVRELIGRLDGVLGVWCRVGVAGRPPVVVDLGCGATKQWPGNLGLDIYPAPGVDAVANLSGSLPLRDGSVDVFFAVHIVEHLIDFLPLFDECHRVLRPGGVLHVMSPWWRHVNAVADPTHVRLLDVQTFKGICGQRPPGAPRWHPLHVACDGASVFADLTPLPADAPPPSPSHLARFFD; via the coding sequence ATGGTGGCGATGGGGCAGGCCGCGCTCTCGGGTGAACGGCTCCGGCAGGCCGACGGTTTCCTCGCCGAGGCGTGGGCCGATCTGGCGCGGCACGACGAACGACTGCGCGGCACCACCGTGGAGGTGCGCTTCGACCGGGGCGTGGCCCACCTGACCGGGGAGGTCGCCGAACCGGCCGAGCTGCGGCTGGTGCGGGAGCTGATCGGCCGGTTGGACGGGGTGCTCGGGGTGTGGTGCCGGGTCGGCGTGGCCGGCCGGCCACCGGTGGTGGTGGACCTGGGCTGCGGGGCGACCAAGCAGTGGCCGGGCAACCTGGGGCTGGACATCTATCCGGCGCCGGGGGTGGACGCGGTCGCCAACCTCTCCGGCTCGCTGCCGCTGCGGGACGGCTCGGTGGACGTTTTCTTCGCCGTACACATCGTCGAGCATCTGATCGACTTCCTGCCGCTGTTCGACGAGTGCCACCGGGTGCTGCGGCCCGGCGGGGTGCTGCACGTGATGAGCCCGTGGTGGCGGCACGTCAACGCGGTGGCCGACCCCACCCACGTCCGCCTGCTCGACGTGCAGACCTTCAAGGGCATCTGCGGTCAACGCCCACCGGGCGCCCCGCGCTGGCACCCGCTGCACGTGGCCTGCGACGGCGCCTCCGTCTTCGCCGACCTCACCCCGCTCCCCGCCGATGCTCCCCCGCCATCCCCGTCCCACCTGGCCCGCTTCTTCGACTGA
- a CDS encoding ABC-F family ATP-binding cassette domain-containing protein, translating into MSATLIAKDLTAGHGDRLLFEDLSLVVAPGDVVGLVGVNGAGKSTLLRTLAGLQPRERGSVALNPPGATVGYLPQEPERRPGETVRDFLSRRTGVTAAQAALDAATEALTAGAAGADDAYAMALERWLDLGGADLDERAEQVAAELGLDVGLDHPTVGLSGGQAARAGLASLLLSRYDIFLLDEPTNDLDLAGLDRLERFVTGLRAGSVLVSHDREFLTRTVNRIVELDLHQRQVNHYGGGYAAYLEERAVARRHAREEFEEYADTKADLEARARTQRAWMEKGVKNARRKATDNDKVGRKFRAEATEKQAAKAKQTARLIERLEVVEEPRKEWELRMEIAAAPRAGAVVASLRGAVVRRGGFTLGPVDLQVDWADRVAITGANGSGKSTLLAALLGRLPLDEGHAALGPGVVVGEVDQARGLFLGDQPLLDAFAAAVPDLAPADVRTLLAKFGLRADHVLRPAATLSPGERTRAALALLQGRGVNLLVLDEPTNHLDLAAIEQLESALASYPGTLLLVTHDRRMLDAVSVNRRLRVTDGRIAED; encoded by the coding sequence ATGAGCGCCACGTTGATCGCCAAGGATCTCACCGCCGGCCACGGTGACCGCCTCCTCTTCGAAGACCTCAGCCTGGTCGTCGCGCCCGGTGACGTGGTCGGCCTGGTCGGGGTGAACGGCGCCGGCAAGTCCACGCTGCTGCGCACGCTCGCCGGCCTCCAGCCCCGGGAGCGGGGCTCGGTGGCGTTGAACCCGCCCGGCGCCACGGTCGGCTACCTGCCGCAGGAGCCGGAACGCCGGCCGGGCGAGACGGTCCGCGACTTCCTGTCCCGGCGCACCGGGGTGACCGCCGCGCAGGCCGCGCTGGACGCCGCCACCGAGGCGCTCACGGCCGGGGCGGCCGGCGCCGACGACGCGTACGCGATGGCCCTGGAACGGTGGTTGGACCTGGGCGGCGCCGACCTGGACGAGCGGGCCGAGCAGGTCGCCGCGGAGCTGGGCCTCGACGTGGGCCTGGACCATCCGACGGTCGGGCTCTCCGGCGGGCAGGCGGCCCGCGCCGGGCTGGCGTCGCTGCTGCTCAGCCGCTATGACATCTTCCTGCTCGACGAGCCCACGAACGACCTCGACCTGGCCGGGCTGGACCGGCTGGAACGCTTCGTCACCGGGCTGCGCGCCGGCAGCGTGCTGGTCAGCCACGACCGGGAGTTCCTCACCCGCACGGTCAACCGGATCGTCGAACTCGACCTGCACCAGCGGCAGGTCAACCACTACGGCGGCGGCTACGCGGCCTACCTGGAGGAGCGCGCCGTGGCGCGCCGGCACGCCCGCGAGGAGTTCGAGGAGTACGCCGACACGAAGGCCGACCTGGAGGCGCGCGCCCGGACCCAGCGGGCCTGGATGGAGAAGGGCGTGAAGAACGCCCGGCGCAAGGCCACCGACAACGACAAGGTCGGTCGGAAGTTCCGGGCCGAGGCGACCGAGAAGCAGGCGGCGAAGGCCAAGCAGACCGCCCGGCTGATCGAGCGGCTGGAGGTGGTCGAGGAGCCGCGCAAGGAGTGGGAGCTGCGGATGGAGATCGCCGCCGCGCCCCGCGCCGGCGCCGTCGTGGCCTCGCTGCGAGGTGCGGTGGTACGCCGGGGCGGCTTCACGCTCGGCCCGGTGGACCTTCAGGTCGACTGGGCGGACCGGGTGGCGATCACCGGGGCGAACGGCTCCGGCAAGAGCACCCTGCTGGCCGCGCTGCTGGGCCGGCTGCCGCTGGACGAGGGGCACGCCGCGCTCGGCCCGGGCGTGGTGGTGGGCGAGGTCGACCAGGCCCGCGGGCTGTTCCTCGGCGACCAGCCCCTGCTCGACGCGTTCGCCGCCGCCGTACCCGATCTCGCCCCGGCGGACGTGCGGACGCTGCTGGCCAAGTTCGGCCTGCGCGCCGACCACGTGCTGCGCCCGGCGGCGACGCTCTCCCCCGGCGAGCGGACCCGGGCCGCGCTGGCGCTGCTCCAGGGCCGTGGCGTCAACCTGCTGGTGCTCGACGAACCGACCAACCATCTCGACCTGGCCGCGATCGAGCAGTTGGAGTCGGCGTTGGCCAGCTATCCCGGCACGCTGCTGCTGGTGACCCACGACCGGAGGATGCTCGACGCGGTGAGTGTGAACCGGCGGCTGCGGGTGACGGACGGACGGATCGCCGAGGACTGA
- a CDS encoding ROK family protein gives MATTLAIDCGGGGIKASVLDAAGTMRARPLRVPTPYPLPPSLFVETLRDLGARLPAADRLTVGMPGMIRHGVVVATPHYVTRAGPRSRVEPDLVAEWSGYDARGALAEAFGMPALVLNDAEVHGAGVVAGTGCELVLTLGTGLGSALFDGGTIAPHLELSHAPVRWNTTYDTYVGEPERRRLGDAFWSRRIRQVVDGLRPVFRWDRLYLGGGNSRLIRPEQVARMGDDVVVVPNTAGIVGGVRAWELVGDRYDPTP, from the coding sequence GTGGCGACCACACTGGCGATCGACTGCGGGGGCGGCGGGATCAAGGCCTCCGTGCTGGACGCCGCCGGCACCATGCGGGCCCGCCCGCTGCGCGTGCCCACCCCGTACCCCCTGCCCCCGAGCTTGTTCGTGGAGACGCTGCGGGATCTCGGCGCCCGGCTGCCCGCCGCGGACCGGCTCACCGTCGGCATGCCCGGCATGATCCGGCACGGCGTGGTGGTGGCCACCCCGCACTACGTCACCCGCGCCGGGCCGCGCAGCCGGGTGGAGCCGGACCTGGTCGCGGAGTGGTCCGGGTACGACGCGCGCGGCGCGCTGGCCGAGGCGTTCGGCATGCCCGCGCTGGTGCTCAACGACGCCGAGGTGCACGGCGCCGGCGTGGTCGCCGGGACCGGTTGCGAGCTGGTGCTGACGCTCGGCACCGGGCTGGGCAGCGCGCTCTTCGACGGCGGGACGATCGCCCCGCACCTGGAGCTGTCGCACGCGCCGGTGCGGTGGAACACCACCTACGACACCTACGTCGGGGAGCCGGAACGGCGGCGCCTCGGCGACGCGTTCTGGTCCCGGCGGATCCGGCAGGTGGTGGACGGCCTGCGGCCGGTGTTCCGCTGGGACCGGCTCTACCTGGGTGGCGGCAACTCGCGGCTGATCCGGCCGGAACAGGTGGCCAGAATGGGGGACGATGTCGTGGTCGTCCCCAACACGGCGGGAATCGTGGGTGGTGTCCGGGCCTGGGAGCTGGTGGGCGACAGATACGACCCCACGCCCTGA
- a CDS encoding tetratricopeptide repeat protein — protein MDLLAEYRRATMFFDSGDPTGAARLLEPIIEAEPDNSSVRQLLARAYFQSAQLNRAEEHLRELVDRDPSDHYAHHVLGRTLERMNRPTDALRHLRIAAAMYSTNTDYTTALRRVEGKVGR, from the coding sequence GTGGACCTTCTGGCGGAGTACCGGCGGGCGACCATGTTCTTCGACTCGGGGGACCCGACCGGGGCGGCCCGGCTGCTCGAGCCGATCATCGAGGCGGAGCCCGACAACTCCTCGGTGCGGCAGTTGCTGGCCCGTGCCTACTTCCAGTCGGCCCAGCTCAACCGGGCCGAGGAGCACCTGCGTGAGCTGGTCGACCGGGACCCGAGCGACCACTACGCGCACCACGTGCTCGGCCGCACGCTGGAGCGGATGAACCGGCCGACCGACGCGCTGCGCCACCTGCGCATCGCGGCGGCCATGTACTCGACGAACACCGACTACACCACGGCCCTGCGCCGGGTGGAGGGCAAGGTCGGTCGTTGA
- a CDS encoding Smr/MutS family protein produces MKLKLDLHDIYNKGHDIDRALRGIMDEAVAKKATLVEIIPGKGSGALKKKVLRFLDQKDVKQLYHRVEKDSKNFGRLFVHFRWK; encoded by the coding sequence GTGAAGCTGAAGCTCGACCTCCACGACATCTACAACAAGGGCCACGACATCGACCGCGCGCTGCGCGGGATCATGGACGAGGCGGTGGCGAAGAAGGCCACGCTCGTGGAGATCATCCCGGGCAAGGGCTCCGGCGCGCTGAAGAAGAAGGTGCTGCGCTTCCTCGACCAGAAGGACGTCAAGCAGCTCTACCACCGGGTCGAGAAGGACTCGAAGAACTTCGGCCGGCTGTTCGTGCACTTCCGCTGGAAGTAG
- a CDS encoding GNAT family N-acetyltransferase, whose product MRRTRLEKVTPDNYEAALGLSVRPDQDDLVEPVVKSLAEAYVFPEHAWPRLIYDGDRLVGFLMAFFGIPWGDDPDDVRAGLWRLNIAADAQGHGYGRFAVEAVCAEIRARGGDRAYVTWEPRPGGPEGFYLKLGFRPTGERSGGQTVAVRGL is encoded by the coding sequence CTGCGCCGCACGCGGCTGGAGAAGGTCACCCCGGACAACTACGAGGCGGCACTCGGCCTGTCGGTACGCCCCGATCAGGACGACCTGGTGGAGCCGGTGGTCAAGTCGCTCGCCGAGGCGTACGTCTTCCCGGAGCACGCCTGGCCGCGACTGATCTACGACGGGGACCGGCTGGTCGGCTTCCTCATGGCGTTCTTCGGCATCCCGTGGGGCGACGACCCGGACGACGTGCGGGCCGGCCTCTGGCGGCTGAACATCGCCGCCGACGCGCAGGGCCACGGCTACGGCCGGTTCGCCGTCGAGGCGGTGTGCGCGGAGATCCGGGCCCGGGGCGGCGACCGGGCGTACGTCACCTGGGAGCCCCGGCCGGGCGGCCCGGAGGGGTTCTACCTGAAGCTGGGCTTCCGGCCGACGGGTGAGCGGAGCGGCGGCCAGACGGTCGCCGTCCGGGGGCTGTAG
- a CDS encoding dihydrofolate reductase family protein: protein MSKVTTGATMSLDGYVADPKHGGFEHLFQWYGYGDVEVPTAHADMTFRTSAASAAHIRALVERTGALVVGRTLFDITNGWGGRHPMDKPVVVVTHRVPDGWDAEGESFVFVTDGIERAVERAHALAGGKEVGVNGGTIARQVLEAGLLDEVHVDLVPVLLGDGIPFFSGLGIAPVRLEGPFRVVEGVGVTHLAYRVPRPV, encoded by the coding sequence ATGAGCAAGGTGACCACCGGCGCGACCATGTCCCTGGACGGCTACGTCGCGGACCCGAAGCACGGCGGGTTCGAGCACCTCTTCCAGTGGTACGGCTACGGCGACGTGGAGGTGCCGACGGCTCATGCCGACATGACGTTCCGGACGTCGGCGGCCAGCGCCGCGCACATCCGCGCGCTGGTCGAGCGCACCGGAGCGCTTGTGGTCGGCCGCACGCTGTTCGACATCACCAACGGCTGGGGCGGCCGGCACCCGATGGACAAGCCGGTGGTCGTGGTGACCCACCGGGTGCCGGACGGCTGGGACGCCGAGGGCGAGTCGTTCGTGTTCGTCACCGACGGCATCGAGCGGGCCGTCGAGCGCGCCCACGCCCTGGCCGGCGGCAAGGAGGTCGGGGTGAACGGCGGGACGATCGCCCGGCAGGTGCTGGAGGCCGGGCTGCTGGACGAGGTGCACGTGGATCTGGTGCCGGTGCTGCTCGGCGACGGGATCCCGTTCTTCTCCGGGCTGGGCATCGCGCCGGTGCGGTTGGAAGGGCCGTTCCGGGTGGTCGAGGGGGTCGGCGTCACCCACCTGGCCTACCGGGTGCCGCGTCCTGTCTGA